The following are from one region of the Melioribacteraceae bacterium 4301-Me genome:
- a CDS encoding aspartate aminotransferase family protein — MHNKNNIGDASIEEFQKYGHELIDWVAGYLKNIENYPVLPNIKPGDIKKRLPENPPEKGEPLSEILADIDKIVMPGMTHWQHPSFMAYFNSTASGAGILGEILSAAFNTNGMLWKSAPASNEIEEVTINWFRQLIGLPNYFWGIIYDTASVSSMHAIAAAREYNQNLQIRQKGMINKELPKLRLYASEQAHSSIDKAALTLGIGLEGIRKIPVDNEFKMIPEELEKAIREDKQNGWLPFCVTATIGTTSTTSIDPVELIAPICRKENIWLHVDAAHAGVIAMVPEMKFILKGVEQADSFVVNPHKWMFVPIDLSLLYTKHPKILKSAFSLVPEYLKTAEDDLVNNYMDYGIQLGRRFRSLKFWFVMRYFGKEGLIAVYREHLRLGKLFASWIDNDPNFERLAPVPFSTVCFRAVPTKLKTEEELNKFNERLINEINSTGKLFLSHTKLNGVFTIRLVVSGLRTTEKHVYAAWDVIRKTFDSLLKSYRN; from the coding sequence ATGCACAACAAAAATAATATTGGCGATGCGTCAATTGAAGAATTTCAAAAATATGGCCACGAATTAATTGATTGGGTTGCCGGCTATTTAAAAAATATTGAGAATTATCCAGTACTTCCTAACATTAAACCTGGTGATATAAAAAAGAGACTGCCAGAAAATCCACCGGAAAAAGGTGAACCCCTTAGTGAAATCTTAGCCGACATTGATAAAATTGTAATGCCGGGAATGACCCATTGGCAACATCCAAGTTTTATGGCGTATTTTAATTCAACTGCAAGCGGAGCAGGAATATTAGGTGAAATTTTGAGTGCAGCTTTTAACACTAATGGAATGCTATGGAAATCAGCCCCTGCTTCAAATGAAATTGAAGAAGTAACAATTAATTGGTTTCGTCAACTTATTGGATTACCAAATTACTTTTGGGGAATAATTTATGATACTGCTTCAGTGAGCTCTATGCATGCTATTGCTGCAGCCAGAGAGTACAACCAAAATTTGCAGATACGTCAAAAAGGAATGATTAACAAAGAACTCCCAAAACTAAGATTATATGCTTCTGAACAGGCTCATTCATCAATTGATAAAGCAGCATTAACACTTGGGATTGGTTTAGAGGGAATAAGAAAAATACCTGTAGATAATGAATTTAAAATGATTCCTGAAGAACTAGAGAAAGCAATTAGAGAAGATAAACAAAATGGATGGCTACCTTTTTGTGTGACAGCTACAATTGGAACAACTTCTACCACTAGTATTGACCCAGTCGAACTGATAGCTCCAATCTGCAGAAAAGAAAATATTTGGCTTCATGTGGATGCTGCTCATGCTGGTGTGATAGCAATGGTGCCTGAAATGAAATTCATCTTAAAAGGTGTTGAACAAGCTGATTCGTTTGTCGTTAACCCCCATAAATGGATGTTCGTACCAATAGATTTAAGTCTGCTCTACACTAAACATCCTAAAATCTTAAAATCAGCTTTTAGTTTAGTACCTGAATACTTAAAAACAGCAGAAGACGATTTAGTCAATAACTATATGGATTATGGTATACAGCTCGGCAGGAGATTTCGTTCACTTAAATTTTGGTTTGTTATGCGTTACTTTGGTAAAGAAGGTCTAATTGCTGTTTACCGTGAGCATTTAAGATTAGGCAAATTATTTGCTTCTTGGATTGATAATGATCCTAACTTTGAAAGATTAGCTCCTGTCCCATTCAGCACGGTATGTTTTAGGGCAGTCCCAACAAAATTAAAAACGGAAGAAGAACTGAACAAATTTAATGAAAGGTTAATAAACGAAATTAATTCAACAGGTAAATTGTTTTTAAGTCACACTAAGTTAAATGGCGTATTCACAATTAGACTTGTAGTTTCCGGTTTGCGCACTACTGAAAAACATGTTTATGCAGCTTGGGATGTTATAAGAAAAACTTTTGATTCTTTGTTGAAGAGTTATAGGAATTAA